The genomic DNA CGTGGACAGACTGCCAAACGGGTGAGGAGATGGGAAACGGGGTCACCGGAACGGCCCAGCGGCATGCCCCCGCGATCGCCGAGCGTTCACCCGGACGTGACGGATGGTCACCGCCGCGGAGGGCCGGGACCGCCTCCGGGCCCACCGCATAGGCTGTGCGGAACCAGCAAGCAGCAGCCAGGGGGCAACCGCCATGACGACAGGTCGGCTCGGGCACCAAGCCGCGCCGCCGAACGCGGCCTACGCGGGACAGCTCGTGCACTTCCCGGACCCCGTCCGGGCCGCCCGCCACCCCGCGGGGGTGCGGGTGGACGCCGAGGGCTTCCCGGACTTCTCCCCGTACGCCCGCGCCGCCGCGGAGGTCGCCGAGCCGCCGGAGGGCTTCGGCGTGGACGAGCTGCGGCTGACCGACCACGTCTCCGCGAACGCCGCGCTCAAGGCCGCCGGCCACCCCCTGTGGGACGCGCTCCCGGCGGTCGCCACCCCGCACGGCTGGACCTGGCACCACGTTCCCCGCACCCGCCGCATGGAACTGGTCCCCGTCGAGGTGAAGGCGCTGCTGCGGCACCACGGCGGCCTCGCCACCGCGGCGGTCGACCAGGGCAAGCGGGGCACGCGGCCCCTGCAGGAGACCCGACCCGCCCACTTCGGGCTGCCCAGGAGCGCCGTGTCGGTGACGGAGGCGCAGCTCCAGGGCGTCGAGGAGGACCTCGGCTACCGGCTGCCCGGCCCCTACCGCTCCTTCCTCAAGGCCGCCGGCGGCTGCGCCCCGGTCGGCGTCGCCCTCGACGCGGAGCTGGGGCTCCTCGTCGACCAGCCGTTCTTCACGGTCCGCGACGAGGCGGGCGTCAACGACCTCGTGTACGTCAACAAGTGCCTGCGCGACCACCTGACCAAGGACTACCTGGGCGTCGCCTTCGTCCAGGGAGGGCTGCTGGCGGTCAGGACGCGGGGCGCCGGGGCGGGCTCGGTGTGGTTCTGCCCGTACGACGACGCCCGGGACGGCGACGGGTCGGCGATCGGGGAGCGCATGGAACGGCTCCTGCTGCCGTGCGGCGCGGACTTCGACGAGTTCCTGCTGCGGCTGGCGGGCAGCCCGCCGGAGCTGGAGACGGTGGCGAACCTGATGGTGGACGGCGGCTTCGCCCGCGCCGTCCCGGTCACGGGTGAAGGGTGACGGTCCGATGGTGACGTTCGCACAGGCGCAGGAGCGCGCCGAGGAGTGGGTCAACGGCGACGTACCGCCGTACCAGCACCGCGAGGTGCGGGTGCGCGAGTTCGAGCTGGGGTTCGTCGTCTGGGCGGAGGACCGTCCCGACGGCCCCTCGTCGGACGGCGGCGGGCAGCGGCTGGTCATCGCCCGCGACAGCGGCGAGGCCACGCTCTGGCCGCGGCTGCCGGTGGGCGAGGTGATCCGCCGGTACGAGGAGGA from Streptomyces sp. MRC013 includes the following:
- a CDS encoding SMI1/KNR4 family protein, coding for MTTGRLGHQAAPPNAAYAGQLVHFPDPVRAARHPAGVRVDAEGFPDFSPYARAAAEVAEPPEGFGVDELRLTDHVSANAALKAAGHPLWDALPAVATPHGWTWHHVPRTRRMELVPVEVKALLRHHGGLATAAVDQGKRGTRPLQETRPAHFGLPRSAVSVTEAQLQGVEEDLGYRLPGPYRSFLKAAGGCAPVGVALDAELGLLVDQPFFTVRDEAGVNDLVYVNKCLRDHLTKDYLGVAFVQGGLLAVRTRGAGAGSVWFCPYDDARDGDGSAIGERMERLLLPCGADFDEFLLRLAGSPPELETVANLMVDGGFARAVPVTGEG